The following are encoded in a window of bacterium genomic DNA:
- a CDS encoding DoxX family membrane protein, which translates to MMRRVLENPYLLLVLRAGLGVMFVVASVDKIAEPDKFAIAVDNYHIVPNALVNLFALALPWIELVIGVFLVAGVMTQASALLSAILCFMFFVAVASALARGLDISCGCFVQEGAAASKVSSGLVIRDALLTLASIWVLVFHQGQFTVRSLIARDRAGG; encoded by the coding sequence ATGATGCGGCGCGTGCTCGAAAATCCGTACCTGCTGCTGGTGCTGCGCGCCGGGCTCGGCGTCATGTTCGTCGTGGCGAGCGTGGATAAAATCGCCGAGCCCGACAAGTTCGCGATCGCGGTCGATAACTACCACATCGTGCCGAACGCTCTCGTCAATCTGTTTGCGCTCGCGTTGCCGTGGATCGAGCTTGTCATCGGCGTGTTCCTCGTTGCCGGCGTGATGACGCAGGCCTCCGCGCTTTTGTCGGCCATCCTTTGCTTCATGTTTTTCGTCGCGGTAGCGAGCGCGCTTGCGCGCGGGCTCGACATTAGCTGCGGTTGCTTCGTGCAGGAAGGCGCCGCCGCGAGCAAGGTGAGCAGCGGACTGGTGATCCGGGACGCGCTTTTAACTCTGGCGTCGATCTGGGTGTTGGTTTTTCATCAAGGCCAATTTACTGTGCGCTCGCTCATCGCCCGCGATCGGGCGGGCGGGTAA
- a CDS encoding rhodanese-like domain-containing protein translates to MQVRRIAIQALSIIAAATVTAVVFNSVRAGGIDLIRPARDAVQTARPEAALGPVDLAGAKKLHDEGAIFVDARSESDFSAGHIKGALHVYYAEVQDKAMEILEKIPLEATVVAYCSGEDCHASDIVARELVDMGYEKVRIFFAGWPAWTAAGYPITGSAGSDEATPIIKPMGTK, encoded by the coding sequence ATGCAAGTAAGACGCATCGCCATTCAGGCCCTTTCGATCATCGCCGCCGCCACCGTGACGGCCGTTGTTTTTAACTCGGTGCGTGCCGGGGGGATCGATCTCATACGGCCCGCCCGGGACGCCGTCCAGACGGCCAGGCCCGAGGCCGCGCTTGGCCCGGTCGATCTGGCCGGCGCCAAAAAACTGCACGACGAGGGAGCGATTTTCGTGGATGCCCGTTCCGAAAGCGATTTTTCCGCCGGCCATATCAAGGGCGCGCTCCACGTGTATTACGCGGAAGTTCAGGATAAGGCCATGGAAATATTGGAGAAAATTCCGCTTGAGGCGACTGTCGTCGCCTACTGTTCCGGCGAGGACTGCCACGCAAGCGACATCGTCGCGCGCGAGCTTGTGGACATGGGATACGAGAAGGTCCGCATCTTCTTCGCGGGCTGGCCGGCCTGGACCGCGGCGGGATACCCCATCACGGGATCGGCGGGAAGCGACGAAGCGACGCCGATCATCAAGCCGATGGGGACGAAATGA
- a CDS encoding 4Fe-4S binding protein, producing MAVKCHIIDDCIACGSCAEECPHDAISEGDIYVVDPDICEGCGKCAEVCPVDACILEEVAAA from the coding sequence ATGGCTGTGAAATGCCACATCATCGACGACTGCATCGCCTGCGGCTCCTGCGCCGAGGAATGCCCCCACGACGCGATCAGCGAGGGCGATATCTACGTCGTCGATCCGGATATCTGCGAAGGCTGCGGCAAATGCGCCGAGGTCTGCCCCGTCGACGCATGCATCCTCGAGGAAGTTGCCGCCGCGTAA